In Lolium rigidum isolate FL_2022 chromosome 7, APGP_CSIRO_Lrig_0.1, whole genome shotgun sequence, the DNA window tttttgggatgttacacaaagttcaccgaaaacggaatccgcatgcatcttctatcgcGTTTTCATGTTtgaaggttttaccggtttgatgTTTTATAGATAGGCCAAATCTTTAATATTAATTTTCTTACGAAGtggttggactatgatgtttctatgcataatgtTGTAGTGCTCATTGTCatgattccaacgagcccaagatcatcgaaattggagtccggatgcaaaaaatTATCGCGTTTTTTTGGCGTGTGGCTTGGCATGCCGAGTGCCGCTGCCGGGCAGCCCGGGACCTGGCCCGTCATGCCGGGTTGGATACCAAAAATTCCAGTCCTGCTGGGTTCAGGCTCGATTTTGGCCCAACCGGTCACATTTTTGaggggctataaaaggggcttttCCCCCATTGTTCTTAGGGTTCTTTAACACgttttgaccaccattgttgaacttcttgagcttgcttcctctccctcccctcctatgattcttgcatattcttgggggatttgaaagaggagatttTGATCTACAACCTcttccaatccatttctcctccaagtgaggggaactcttgggatcttgatctttgagtcatttgttgatttccttcattgttcttcctctctaatttcatcatagcatttgttgctttggggggatttgagtgtgaaggattgaaCACCCTTGGTGTtttttgctttgcatcattgaatagtgttgagctctccaccacgattaattcgagtgagagatcgtgagcttgttactcttggagggtgacctcctagttggcttggttggtgtcccgcatGAGGCCATGAATTTTGGCGAAGAGAACCCATCACTCAATGGACTCTCAGCAAAGGGAGAGTTCGTGATTCCGAGAAGAAGCTTCCTCCAAGCATCAATGAGGCGGTTTGAAGAGTGTGCAACAACTTCAGCATCTACATTGGCCCCGTACCCCCACGGGCCGCTCCCTAGGGAGGCTCCGGGGGCGATCTCCCTGTGATGGCTCCATGTCCCCCGCCGCGCCCTCCTCTCACTGTCGCTGCCGTCGGACCTCTCCGCGGTGGCGGTGGACCCAGCCGCCGAAGGTGGTTGGGGGTGGATGTCGCCGGGGATCCTCGCCATGGCCGCTAGGGAGGGTCTGGTTGGGTCATCATCGTGCAACGTCCAGGGCGGTGCCCCTGGTCGGGTGGAGGCAGAGATCTCTtcccggcggcgccatggatggaGTGAAGATGATGGCCggcgggtggcggtggtggtgatccCAAATCTCAATCATGATGTCTTCCAGGCTCCCCCACCCTCGCGCCCctcccacccacccaatttcgatCTTCGCTGCGCGTTGGGCTAGTTCCGGTGGAGGATCGACCCTGCATTGTCGTCTCCTTCCCCCATCTGGCCTCGCCGTCTGGGTCGCTGGTAGGGTTTGGAGTGGCGGCATGCAGGTTTTCGGTGGGTCGTTTGAGGGATGATCGATCGgcatgaataaaggtggtggtgcTCAGATATCTCGCGCGCCAAGACGAAGATTTTCCTTATGCATGTCCGTCTGGATTTGGCTGGatgttgagtttcggaaggctccgcttACAAATGTAACATTGCACGTGCGTGGAGTTTGCTAGTTTTGGAGGTACTTGGTCAtgcacacccatgcttttattctaaCCATTTGGTTCGGGAGAGAGCGGcgcgaagctatattctgtgttgCCAGCAgatgacattttggtccatggtgtaTCAGAGACGGAGAATTTCTTCAAGGCCGGATTGCAGGACTAGCAACGGAGGATCGACTCATGGTGTTATTGAGGGATTTGCTAAGTATTATGGGTATCGTGACAGAAGTATGCAAGTGGAGCCGACAGCACAAGTGAAGTTTAGAGTCTTACGTTTTAGGGTGAAATCCAAGGTCTGAACTTAATTGGTTGTGCTTGtttaaggcattgttttgagatcgGGGACTATCTCCTGGCTGTCAACTTAAGATCTTTTAATTGGACGATGATAGCGCTTGTGCAATGTTCCCATCTTGGAGGCGTCAGTTGTGGAGAGTCTGAattttaggtgttgtcttggtggtggttttaCTGTTGTTGGTAGGACTGGAGTACTATAGCggggttttttttttctgttgtggttgtgtgcatccgtactaccacaTTAGGGTACTGCGTTATTGCAGATTTTGGGTGTATTTGGTAtctatcgatattaatatatttactTTATCAAAAAGAATATCTACATTGGCATCAGAAAAATCCACGTGTTGCCATCTCGTGGTATCCGTATCTACATCCCCGTATCACACTATATCAGGATTCAGGACAACCTTGGGTCCGAGTACATCATACTTCCGGCACCGAAGCTTGAATCAAAGTATGGCCGAGTCCTGAGTGAAGAGGAATACCAGCGTCGGACCCTATCATTGCACTTCGTTATTTATTCTCAATCTTAAGGAAGGTACTTTTCTTTAGTTTACATTAGAGTACATGCACACTCAGCGTCTAAACTATTCTTCTACAATCTCAATGTCTGAAAGATCAACTGACGTGAACTTCCCCTCTGGCGAGAAAATCACGTTAGCAGCTGTGACAATCTTCTTCTGTGGAATCTGGCCGATCTTGACGAGGTCGTCTTCAGTCAGCTCCCAGTCGAATATCTGAATGTTTTGCTTGAGCCTCTCCTTGCTGAAGCTTTTGACGATTGGGGTCAGTCCTTGCTCATAAATCCACCTCAATGCTACCTGAAGGACACGAAGAAAACAGGACCCGTTACTGTCATATGGATATCATGCTCTTGGATTGCGTGACGACTGTGTGGTAAGGAGAAAGGCCGAGGGCGTCCTCTGCGTGCACAACCTATCCAGCTATCTATTGGGGTACCTGTGCGACGCTCTTTCCTCTAGCCTTGGCGATCTCGGCCAGCACCCCTGATTCCAGCACGGCGTTGCCCTCCCTGGACCAGTTCTGCCCACCCAACGGCGAGTACGCCGCGACGTGGATGCCCTTCTCTGTGCAGTACTTCctcagcttcctctgttgccagaGAGGGTTCAATTCGACCTGCAGATATCACGCAGAGTTCTAGttacgatctatcgatctatcaacgAACTGCTAGCATATGCAGGCTAGTATTCAGTAATCTTGGTTAGACAGGAACCTGGTTGACAGCAGGCGGGACAGTGGCGGCCGCCATGATCTTGTCGAGGTGCCAGGTGGTGAAGTTGCTGACGCCGATGGCTTTGGCGAGCCCCAGGCGGTGGCACTCCTCCATCTCCCGCCACACGCCCTCGAAGTCGAGCGGCACGGCGTCCTCCCGCTTGGCCGGGAACACCCCTGGCCCAGGCTTCATGCAGACCGGCCAGTGGATCAGGTACAGGTCCACATACTCCATTTGCAGGTTCCTGAATCATCGTCATGGTCGAGATCAAGCAAATTGACTGGCCGGATAGGCAAAATTGATCGGGTGCACGAGGCTTCTTACTGGAGGCTTTCCCGGAGGGACGGGAGCACGAGGTGCGGGTGGCACTGCGTGCACCAGAGCTTGGACGTGATGAACACCTCTTCCCGGGATGCCACAAGGCCGCGGCGCACAGCCTCCACGATAGCATCGCCTAGCGGCAGCTCCGTTCCGTACAGGGAAGCAGTGTCGAAATGGCGGAAGCCGACCTCCACGGCCGCAAGCACGGCGTCCCTGGTGGTCTCATGCACGACCGGGAACTTGGCCGTGCCCATGCCGATCGCCGGCATAGGTCTGGCGTTTCCGGACCTGAGCACCACCTCCGGCACCGCGGTTGTCAAAGCCATGTGTCGTCCACCAGCAGCGTACTAAAGGGGCGTGCTGTGTGATTGAGATTGTCTTGCGGTTGCAGTGCAGGACGAACTGGCCAGCTTTATATTGGTTTTTTCCTTCCAATTCCAAAGAGGCGACCGGCTTTTGTTTCTTCAGGCGGGTACGATTGGTTTCTGGAATGTGATCCTTGTGTGCACAGAGTCGTGTGCGAACCACCACCCATATATAGCATGGATGATTCGTTTTCACAAGCGTACAAATTTAAGCAACAGAATTTCTCAGACTATACGTTCAGCTCATCGTTCTTTCTTTTTTCTGGACACAGCTGCCCGTTACTTTCttaatcctagggcccacacgtcTGTAATACACTTCGTTGTTGGTGTGTACTTGTCTCAACATCCGCTTCCGTGTGTGACTCGCATTTCTTTTTTGACCTGGGCTAATATCTTAACCTCTCCCAAAGGAGTATCAGGGGAACATTACAACAGTTTTAGAGGGCGGAGGTAAAggaaacaagagagtgtttaaggggGGTCATAGCTATTACACCAGTAATAGAGCAGAGGTAGAGGAGAAAGTAGTACGTACAACGATAGGTCTaaagcctaagggcatctccaaccgagcgatccaaacagacgcgctgggccgtccgttttgggccgtttgggtggccgcgcggacacccggacagcgtcccgcgttcgcgtgtccgtttgggtcgcacgctgcgctcaacgcgcggacgcagcgcacaTTCGGGAAAAAACAAAACGAAATTTTGAACGCTAATTCGAACTAAATTTCATTaaaatatgccctattttgggtacatttgtacatagccctattttgggaaaataaactaacaaaagaagccctctatatgggctttaatattaaaaacaaattaaaaaaccctaagctagggtttggtcgacggcgcggtggccgccggtgcgccgcctagtccctgtgggcgtcatcggcgtcggcgtcgacgatgtccccgggcggcgaggcactgttgtggctcgaccgcgccggggagtccggccacggagaccacaggcccTCCTCCCAGGCGgaatgggggtccggagccacccgaggaagcggcggcgcacggagcagtgcctactccctgaggcgctgctccctctcctgccaggcatggcgcctggccttctggcgccgctcctcctccgcgcggcgcctggcctcctgccgccgctgctcctcgcgccgctcctccttagcgcggcgcctggcctcctcccgccgcgccgcttcctcctcctcccgtcgcgcctggcgggcctgggcgtacaactcccaggcctcggcttcctccaccgcctgccgggcggcttcctccatctcggaggtgcgaatggccggatggaggtgcggccatttcgcgtcctcctccgccaccgagataagcagggcggcgcggaggtcggggtcctcctccgaggactccggcttcggctcgaggagcagcggcggcggttgcggcaatgccgcgccgccgcgggcggcctctccgatgtggaggccgccgcggtttcctccggcccgcagcgctggcggaggacggcggctgctgctcgcctcctcgtcattggctccgggagcgaaccgtcgcttcggggccatggaggTGGTTGCTCTTGGGGAGTGGACAGTGGAGTGGATTGGAGGGATGTccctccagtccacatttaataagcctccccggtcaccgacaggtgggcccaagggagacgagcagcCAAGCGTCCGGACGTGACCGGACGccccgtgccatccgcggccacgcaaacctagcccagatttgggccgggtttgcgtcgtcccGGACGTCGCGGCCATTCGCATTTGTGgtgcgtcgccgcgttgggccgctTTTttatccggctggacccatccagacgcgcaggcgcgggatgggtcgccacgTTGGAGATGCCATAATACCTTCAATGCAACGACAAGAGACTAGGGGAAGATCCTCATCAAATTAGGGGACGCTGGTGGGGGGAGATGGCCCCGAAAACGTGATTACCGGCGATCCCCAAATACTCCATCCGgcgtttgatgtctacgcacgcttctattcctgtagacagtgttgggcctccaagagcagaggtttgtagaacagcagcaagtttcccttaagtgaatcacccaaggtttatcgaactcagggaggtagaggtcaaagatatccctctcaagcaaccccgcaattacaatacaagaagtctcttgtgtccccaacacacctaatacacttgtcggatgtataggtgcactagttcggcgaagagatagtgaaatacaagtaatatggatgattgtaagtagtaattgcaatctgaaataaagatggcagcaagcaaacatgtaacagaacttgttggaaacggtgtttcaatgcttagaaacaaggcctagggatcatactttcactagtggacactctcaacattgatcacataactgaataaataaatgctactttctacactctcttgttggataacaaacaccattcattgtgtagggctacaaaagcacacctcaagccggagtaaacaagctccacaacatccggagttcatattagagtaacctctagattgcataatagaccgttgcaatttagaccgagcactaacatagcatacacactgtcaacaatagctatgaaagggggaatagatcgcatcaatactatcatagtaatagttaacttcataatctacaagagattaaaatcataacctacgccaagtactacataatgcacacactgtcaacattacatcatggaggaggaatagactactttaataacatcactagagtagcacatagattaatagtgatacaaagctcatgatcacataaagatcacaccatgggagagagagatgaaccacatagctaccggtagagccctcagcctcggggagaactactccctcctcatcatgggagacagcgatggcgatgaagatggcggtggtgtcgatggagatgactccgggggcaattccccgtcccggcggcgtgccggaacagagacttatgtcccccgaaacggagtttcgtgatggcggcggcgtccctggagtctttttggagtttcgtcaattggtctcgggtttttaggtcacgagggattttataggcgaagaggcggagtcggaggagccaggggccccctccccataggctggcgcggccagggggccacccgcgccgccatatggtgtgggtcccctgctgcccttcctcgtctccccttcggacttctggaaccttccgtgaaatataagatcgtgggcttttgtttcgtccaattccgagaatattgcccgaacagcctttctggaaccaaaaacagcagaaaacaggaactggcacttcggcatcttgttaataggttagttccggaaaatgcataaaatcattataaagtgtgagcaaaacatgtaggtattgtcataaaagtagcatggaacatcagaaattatagatacattggagacgtatcaagcatccccaagcttagttcctactcgccctcgagtaggtaaacgataacaaggataatttctgaagtgacatgctacttacataatcttgatcatactactgtaaagcatatgagatgaatgaagtgattcgaagcaatggtaaagataatgactaaacaactgaatcatatagcaaagatttttcatgaatagtactttcaagacaagcatcaataagtcttgcataggagttaactcataaagcaataaattcttaatagaaggttttgaagcaacacaaaggaagatataagtttcagcagttgctttcaacttcaacatgtatatctcatggataattgtcaatacaaagtaatatgatgaatgcaaataagcaagtatgtaagaatcaatgcacacagttgacataagtgtttgcttctaagatagaaagaagtaggtaaactgactcaacataaaagtaaaagaaagggcccttcgcagagggaagcggggattactatttttgtgctagagcttttattttgaaaacatagaaacaattttatcaacggtagtaataattcatatgtgttatgcataagacatcctataagttgcaagcctcatgcatagaataccaatagttctcgcaccttgtcctaattagcttggatttacatggattatcattgcacgacatatgtttcaaccaagtgtcacaaaggggtacctctatgccgcctgtacaaaggtccaaggagataaatcgcatttgatttatcgtttttgatagatctcaactaaggacatccataccgggacaacatagaaaacaaataatggactcatctttaatgcataagcattcaacaacagataatattatcataagagattgaggattaatgtccaaactgaaacttccaccatgattcatggctttagttagcggcccaatgttcttctctaacaatatgcatactcaaaccatttaatcatgataaatcacccttacttcagacaagacgaacatgcatagcaactcacatgatattcaacaaaggtgtaatagttgatggcgtccccgtaaacatggttaccgctcaacaagcaacttataagaaataagatacataaactacatattctttaccacaatagttttaaggctattttcccatgagctatatattgcaaagacaaggaatgaaattttaaaggtagcactcaagcaatttactttggaatggcagagaaataccacatagtaggtaggtatggtggacacaaatggcataggttttggctcaaggttttggatgcacgagaagtattccctctcagtacaaggctttggctagcaaggttgtttgaagcaacacaagtatgaaccggtacagcaaaacttacataagaacatattgcaagcattataagactctacactgtcttccttgttgttcaaacacttcaccagaaaatatctagacttttagagagaccaatcatgcaaaccaaatttcaacaagctctatggtagttctccactaataggtgcaaagtacatgatgcaagagcttaaacatgatctatttgagcaaaacaattgccaagtatcaaattattcaagacaatatgaagcattttctgtttccaaccaaatagcaataaatgcagcagctttcaacttttgccatgaacattaaaagtaaaacgaagaacacaagtattcatatgaaaaattggagcgtgtatctctcccacacaagcatgaatttattcagagaatgaaaataacaaaacgaaaataaaagcacacagacgctccaagtaaagcacataagatgtgacggaataaaaatatagtttcactagaggtgacctgataagttgtcgatgaagaaggggatgccttgggcatccccaagattagatgcttgagtcttcttgaaatatgcagggatgaaccacggga includes these proteins:
- the LOC124674561 gene encoding deoxymugineic acid synthase 1-D-like; the encoded protein is MALTTAVPEVVLRSGNARPMPAIGMGTAKFPVVHETTRDAVLAAVEVGFRHFDTASLYGTELPLGDAIVEAVRRGLVASREEVFITSKLWCTQCHPHLVLPSLRESLQNLQMEYVDLYLIHWPVCMKPGPGVFPAKREDAVPLDFEGVWREMEECHRLGLAKAIGVSNFTTWHLDKIMAAATVPPAVNQVELNPLWQQRKLRKYCTEKGIHVAAYSPLGGQNWSREGNAVLESGVLAEIAKARGKSVAQVALRWIYEQGLTPIVKSFSKERLKQNIQIFDWELTEDDLVKIGQIPQKKIVTAANVIFSPEGKFTSVDLSDIEIVEE